From Cellulomonas chengniuliangii, the proteins below share one genomic window:
- a CDS encoding heme o synthase has translation MRRTVGGYVSLTKPRVIELLLITTVPTMILAQGGFPSPGLMVATLIGGAAAAGGANAFNCFLDRDIDEVMNRTKRRPLVTGDITPRAALVFSWALSLASIAWLALLVNVASAALAAVAVLLYVVGYTMILKRRTPQNIVWGGAAGCMPVLIGWSAVTGGVSWAAVLLFGVIFFWTPPHYWPLSMKFRRDYAAAKVPMLPVVAADTKVARQMIAYTVAMIACSLLLAPVAEMTWVYTVLALALGAWFMASCIGLYRRAVDPARGKLAAMKVFHASITYLTLLSVAIAVDVFLPL, from the coding sequence ATGCGGCGGACGGTCGGCGGCTACGTCTCCCTCACCAAGCCGCGCGTGATCGAGCTGCTGCTCATCACCACGGTCCCCACGATGATCCTGGCCCAGGGCGGCTTCCCGTCGCCCGGGCTGATGGTCGCCACGCTGATCGGCGGCGCCGCCGCGGCGGGTGGGGCCAACGCGTTCAACTGCTTCCTCGACCGCGACATCGACGAGGTGATGAACCGCACCAAGCGCCGCCCGCTGGTCACCGGCGACATCACCCCGCGAGCCGCGCTCGTCTTCTCCTGGGCGCTGTCGCTGGCGTCGATCGCGTGGCTGGCACTGCTCGTCAACGTGGCGTCGGCGGCGCTGGCCGCCGTGGCGGTGCTGCTCTACGTCGTCGGCTACACCATGATCCTCAAGCGCCGGACGCCGCAGAACATCGTGTGGGGCGGCGCGGCGGGCTGCATGCCCGTGTTGATCGGCTGGTCGGCCGTCACCGGCGGCGTCTCCTGGGCGGCCGTGCTGCTGTTCGGGGTCATCTTCTTCTGGACGCCGCCGCACTACTGGCCGCTGTCGATGAAGTTCCGCCGCGACTACGCCGCCGCCAAGGTGCCGATGCTGCCCGTGGTCGCCGCGGACACGAAGGTCGCGCGGCAGATGATCGCGTACACGGTCGCGATGATCGCGTGCTCGCTGCTCCTGGCGCCCGTCGCCGAGATGACCTGGGTCTACACGGTGCTGGCGCTCGCACTCGGCGCCTGGTTCATGGCCTCGTGCATCGGGCTCTACCGGCGGGCCGTGGACCCGGCCCGCGGCAAGCTCGCCGCGATGAAGGTCTTCCACGCCTCGATCACGTACCTCACGCTGCTGTCCGTCGCGATCGCGGTGGATGTCTTCCTGCCCCTCTGA
- a CDS encoding site-specific tyrosine recombinase XerD — translation MPESPLQRILQDYLAHLTVERGLSPNTLSAYRRDLARYLEHLASRGRTSPAEVTEADVEDFVTVVRTGADGRAPLSASSTARSVVAVRGLHRFWALEGLTGKDAASAVRPPAQPKRLPKAISTADVERLLEAASVGEGPVPLRDRALLELVYSTGARISEAVGLAVDDIDLTAGRGAVRLLGKGDKERIVPVGSYAIEAVEAYLVRSRPVLAAGGRGLPALFLNTRGARLSRQSAWAVLRAAAERAGLPAAAHISPHTLRHSFATHLLAGGADVRVVQELLGHASVTTTQVYTLVTRDTLREVYATAHPRAIRRSAPSSPPADDVAR, via the coding sequence ATGCCCGAGTCCCCGCTGCAGCGGATCCTGCAGGACTACCTCGCGCACCTGACGGTCGAGCGCGGCCTGTCCCCGAACACGCTGTCCGCGTACCGCCGCGACCTGGCGCGGTACCTCGAGCACCTCGCGTCGCGGGGCCGCACCAGCCCTGCCGAGGTGACCGAGGCCGACGTCGAGGACTTCGTCACCGTGGTCCGCACCGGCGCGGACGGCCGCGCGCCCCTCTCTGCCTCGTCCACGGCGCGCAGCGTGGTGGCGGTGCGCGGGCTGCACCGCTTCTGGGCCCTCGAGGGCCTCACCGGCAAGGACGCCGCCAGCGCGGTCCGGCCGCCCGCACAGCCCAAGCGGCTGCCCAAGGCGATCTCGACGGCCGACGTCGAGCGCCTGCTGGAGGCCGCCTCGGTGGGCGAGGGCCCCGTCCCGTTGCGCGACCGGGCCCTCCTCGAGCTCGTGTACTCGACGGGCGCGCGGATCTCCGAGGCAGTCGGCCTGGCCGTCGACGACATCGACCTGACGGCGGGCCGGGGGGCGGTGCGGCTGCTGGGCAAGGGCGACAAGGAGCGGATCGTCCCGGTGGGCTCCTACGCCATCGAGGCGGTCGAGGCCTACCTCGTGCGGTCGCGGCCCGTCCTCGCCGCAGGCGGCCGAGGCCTGCCAGCCCTCTTCCTCAATACCCGCGGCGCCCGGCTGAGCAGGCAGAGCGCGTGGGCTGTGCTGCGCGCCGCCGCCGAGCGCGCCGGCCTGCCGGCCGCGGCCCACATCTCGCCGCACACGTTGCGGCACTCGTTCGCGACGCACCTGCTGGCCGGAGGGGCCGACGTCCGCGTCGTGCAGGAGCTGCTCGGGCACGCGTCGGTGACCACCACGCAGGTGTACACGCTCGTGACGCGCGACACACTGCGCGAGGTCTACGCGACGGCCCACCCCCGCGCGATCCGGCGGTCCGCGCCCTCGTCGCCACCCGCCGACGACGTCGCGCGGTAG
- a CDS encoding ParA family protein: MELDPVGRPLPLFPDPAPLASHGPARVIAMCNQKGGVGKTTTTINLAAALAEVGRRVLIVDFDPQGAASVGLGISPHELERTVYNLMMERNASLSEVVRATGVPNLDLLPANIDLSAAEVQLVSEVARESILARVLRPALDDYDVILIDCQPSLGLLTVNALTAAHGVLIPLECEFFALRGVALLVETIEKVRDRLNPRLEVDGILATMYDSRTLHAREVVARVHEAFGDTLLQTVIGRTVKFPDSSVAAEPIITYASNHSGASAYRQLARELIARGDAA; the protein is encoded by the coding sequence ATGGAGCTCGACCCCGTCGGTCGACCCCTGCCGCTCTTCCCCGACCCCGCGCCCCTGGCCTCGCACGGCCCGGCACGCGTGATCGCGATGTGCAACCAGAAGGGCGGCGTCGGCAAGACGACCACCACGATCAACCTCGCGGCCGCGCTCGCCGAGGTCGGCCGCCGGGTGCTCATCGTCGACTTCGACCCGCAGGGCGCGGCGTCCGTGGGCCTGGGCATCAGCCCGCACGAGCTCGAGCGGACCGTCTACAACCTGATGATGGAGCGCAACGCGTCGCTCTCCGAGGTGGTGCGCGCCACGGGCGTCCCCAACCTCGACCTGCTGCCCGCGAACATCGACCTGTCGGCCGCCGAGGTGCAGCTGGTCAGCGAGGTCGCGCGCGAGTCGATCCTGGCGCGCGTGCTGCGGCCGGCGCTCGACGACTACGACGTGATCCTCATCGACTGCCAGCCGTCACTCGGGCTGCTGACCGTCAACGCCCTCACGGCCGCGCACGGGGTGCTCATCCCGCTCGAGTGCGAGTTCTTCGCGCTGCGGGGCGTCGCGCTGCTCGTGGAGACCATCGAGAAGGTGCGCGACCGCCTCAACCCGCGCCTCGAGGTCGACGGGATCCTGGCGACCATGTACGACTCGAGGACACTGCACGCCCGTGAGGTCGTGGCCCGCGTGCACGAGGCGTTCGGCGACACGCTGCTGCAGACGGTGATCGGCCGCACGGTCAAGTTCCCGGACTCCTCGGTCGCCGCGGAGCCGATCATCACGTACGCGTCGAACCACAGCGGCGCGAGCGCCTACCGCCAGCTCGCGCGCGAGCTCATCGCCCGTGGCGACGCCGCCTAG